The Mercenaria mercenaria strain notata chromosome 1, MADL_Memer_1, whole genome shotgun sequence nucleotide sequence GATCTTAACTTGCATCCACCTGCACCTTTTGCTGGACTATTTGGAAGAATAAGGAGGACAATCATACCTGCCTTGGCTTCCCACACGGTGTCACTTACATGAAACCATtcacatttttactttttctccATAACAACTGCCCCTGTTATCATCTACTGGGGACTGGCTTTGATAAAGGATATACATCTTTTGGTTAAAGCCACATACTGTAAGTCCAAGGTTCCAACGAAAACTATTAGTCAAAGAATTTATTGAAACACTCTCATATGTTCAAGTTGGTCAGTTGACTATTTGGTTTTCAGTCTAAAACCTTAGAATTCTTAATCTACAGGGTGATTGTCTGCTGTCAGTAGATTGGGGCtgggtaggtcaaaggtcaaggagactgaaaacagtttcaccTCCTGTTGAATGCTTTGGTCTACAGTGGTCAGTATTGGTAGAAAGGTGGCATGTTGACAGTAGATGGATCCTACTAACTAAGGGttgggtcagtaagtcaaggtcaaagtgacttaGAGACTTGAGAACTGTTGTTTATCAATGACTGGAAAATGCTTAAAATTGCAGTGATTACTGTTGTAATTAGATGACCTCTAGTGTTTTTTGTACTTCAGGAGGTCAATGGTAAAGGTTACAAACATTTTCCTATAACAAACTGGTGAATACTTGAGTTTATGGCtgcaaacttcacagaatgacgACCAATAGTCAGCAGATGATCCTTTGTGTTTAAGGAGTAAgtaggtcttaggtcaaggtcacaatgacccttgGACTAAAACTAGCTGGAGGACGCTTAAATTTGGTCTACTTAAACGAAATTCTGGTCAGTAGATGTTCCCTATGGTACATGGCTTCAgtaagtcaaagttcaaggttacagtGTACATGAGACTGTAAATATACACACAAAGTTACCTCTGACAGGTTATCATGGGGGCATCAACCCTTGTTATGTAGTCGTGATCAAATTTGGATCTTTCAGCTAAACTTAAATGActattccaaattttaaaaagaatagtTGCAATGAATTATGTGTATGGTTTTACAGTTCTTCAAAGCCTATTTTATAGAGTATAAATCTTGAactcataaattttatttccgtAAAGTGGATGGGGACTTTAATTTCAATTAAATGTACGTGGGTGAAAgaattaaaaacaacatattattCTTACTGTTGGAATTTTGCTGGGAGGcctctttttcttttctttaacaaAATGTCTCCATTTCTCCATTAGTGTCTTGTTTTCCGCCACTTCGGTCACTGACTCTGCGTGTTTATGCCTGTAACtcatttctaaaatgtagaatatATATCTGTCGCTGGGTATGCTAAGATTTACAAGTCCACTGCAAAATAATTCTCATTATACTCTGAAAGTTTAGTtgacaattgaaaaaaaaatgtctgaattTCGTAGGTCATTGTGAAACAAATCTCATTTTGTCCAGATTTGGTAAAGAATTCTAAAATGATAACACAATTTGTCCAAATTTCGTAGATATTCATGCTCATATATCGCAGACCATTGTAAAAATATCACATGATGCTGTGATTTCGCAGGAGCacaaatttgtgtttattctCTTTCCTGGGATTCGCAATTTCAAACTATGCTCTGAATCTGGCATGCAGTTATGAAAGAaatcaatatttcatttgaattttgCAATCATTCTAAATGCCCGCACTTGGCAGGTTATCGTCAAAGAATCTCACTATGCTTGGATTTTGAAAACACCTCTAAAAGAAATCACAAATAATGTTCGAATTTCAAAGAATCCATATGCCCCTTATTCtaagacaatttaaaattcacagATTCCGTccgaatgaaacttcacagactaTCGTACAAGAAATACAAGTTCTGTCAGAATTCCGTAGATACTTTAAATTAGATTTCATAATGAAGAGATTTTACCGACCGTTGCGGAAGAAATCTGATGGTGTCCCGATACTGTAAAAGAAATAACGAATTTTGTagatgatttttaaagaaatccAAGCATATCCAGATTTAGcagaaaaatgttaaagaaatcgCAAAATTCTGTCAGAATTTCGCAGAACCTAACTGTGCAGAGATCTGCAAACTTTTTTTAGAAGAAATCCCAAGTGTTGCACGAtcttaaaaagaaatcaaattctATTACTCTAATTTCGCACATCATTGTAAAATCTTACTAGGTCCAACTTAGGTAGACCATCGTTCATAAAGATACACGTACGAACAGCGCAAACTTTTCTTACCAGAATTTTGCAGACCTTGGTAAAATAGATACAAATTTCAGTCCAGATTTAACAGACTATAAGAAATCTCGTGACGCTCGAATTTTGATAGAACATCGTTTTATCGAAATCAAAAATGATGTCACAAGTTCAAAATAACTCAAATATTCCTCGAATGTGGCGGAATCTCGCGCTGTATTTCCAAGACCATAAAAAATTGACTCAAGAAATTTTATTACGCCATTAGCCCGGacaaaatacaaattttgaaTTTCTCTGACCATCGTAAAAGAAATATAATCATATCCGTAATTTGGACATCACTGTAAAAGAAATTGCGAATTATGGCCATGGTAAAAAAAGAAATCGAGTTGAATAATGAAATTATGCCCAGATTTTACAGACCATATTTACAAGAAAAAACCAAATACCCGGATGAAAAGAAAACATGcacaattttatttttcagttgaaacaatttaaacgaaaatttagatatattttctgagaagaatattttaaaatggtgattttttaaattttcttatacTTTTAGTAATAGTGACATACCGCAGAAAATGGCGTTTCTCGATCCTTCCAGCCGAAAATAACTTCTCGCAGTTTCCAGTGTAACAGAATTCTGAAGAAGATTTGATAAGTAGACGGTCATCCTTTACATAATTGTTCCGTGATGTAAGCACGATCAATTTTCTATTGAATAATTTATTAGTGCTAATATTTATTGTTACAACGAGTAAAATTGCACATGCACCATGCCACCGCAGCTCGATATTTATTGAAAGggtagctatttatattaacaaaatattaaaatgaagaaGTTTTATCAACTTAATTATAactaagaaatattttcaatgccATTTACCATAttcgaaatttaaagaaaaacgttttaaaatttgTGACTTGATGTAACGGTTTCCTAACGATATTGTAAGGGAAAGCAACGTGAGAAAATTCGTAACTGGCTTCGTACGATTGTCgcaaatttaagaacttttgtaaAACAGTTTTTTATCGTACGAAATGCGTACGAAGTTCGTACAATATTGTACAGAATAcagaatacaatattttcattgattttgtttAAGTCTTACTGTTCATGACATTACATATACATCCATACTcgtgaaatattcatgaaaaccttTCTAAAAGAATTATGAGAGacaatatattataaaacaaatatacagggactaataaaacataaaatatttacgttTAGACTTAAGGCATACTCATCAATCAGCGCTAGAACTGTTCCCATTCTTACATTATAAAAGATCCACATACATTATACTTCAAATAATTAATCTGCAAGAGTCACTGGGGgaaaaaactttcttaaaatcCTCATACCTTTTCCGCAAAggttttgtgaaacaggcccaAGCAGTCTGGACAAGACAGTTGCTGGGGGCGATCGACATGGCCGGGACCACATCGACGGGGAGCAGACCAATCTATCTGACCGTTTTGTTTAGCACATTAAATGAAGACCTACAACTCGGCTTAAGCAAGCACCAGACGAAACCCAGAAAGACCTTAAGCGAGGTCAACGAACTAAGTTTAAGCCGGAACGTACGAAAAAAAACTgtatgaacatttaaatatttcgtGTGCTATTTAAAACATCTctacttgttaattttttttaattatgcatGTACATTCTACACACATGGAGGAACACAAACGTATCAAtgtaaataagtaataaaaaattCCAGTAGTAAGATAATTCGGAAGGAAATGGCGTGACTAACAtcagttttcaacattttattactgatTGAGCAACATCCTTAGACTTGATTGTAAAGGTTTGTCTTTTTTCTCTCGCATTATCAGTCTTCTTTTCATTTGCGTTATGATCAATTTTTATACCATCCCAGTGTATGCCGTCATCTCGTTGGCGGAAAATTAATGTCATTGGAAACAGAAAGTTCAAACCCCAGAAATCTCCGAAAACAGACTTCATGTTTCTGTTGAAACTGTTCGAGTTTTTGATTGGAACATTCTTAGCCAATTCAAACAATGTCTTCCCTTCTAAGCTGATTGTCATTTGAGAATTGAAGTAAAGAAAGGCAAGAAATCCAAATACGGCATCTACATACAGCTGCAGTATCAAAATACACTGTATATCAGTAATGTTTCCAAACATAGTCCGCCATATAGTTAAAGGGAAAAGTATATCTGACCAAGAATTTAATTTTGGCCAAACAATGTTTCTGAcgtattttaaaacaaagaaaccGCAAAAAATACAGTTAAGTGACacgtaaaatgttaaaataatccAGTATCTTTGATTGTTGAAACCTATACAGTATCCCACCATATAACAGTGGTGATCTCTTTTATGAATACATGCTTTGCAAACGTCACAACGGTGTGAACGAAATGGCACGTGCATTGAACATTTTTCACAGAAATTCCACGGAAGAGCCTCCTTCGCTGTCATATCGTATACACAATGCCCATTAATTCCGTTTTGACTGGACGCTTGTTGAATGCGTGCGGCAAACTGATCAGGCAGATTTCCGTCCTGTGGTTCAACCTGTAGAAAGGGGTTGTCTTTCGTCTTTGGATATGCTGCATTATACAGCATCACACAAAACCAGTTGGCCAACATATTGATCATTATGAACCATATTAGCACGTTCAAGATCATAGCTTACCTAGGCCATAGCTAACCTTTACCATAGCTTACCTGGACCATAAATTACCTAAACCAAAGCTTTTCTAGACTATAGCTTACCTAGACCATAGCTTACTTAGATCATCGCTTACCCAGACCATAGCTTACCTAGAACATAGCTTACATAGATAATCGCTTACCTGGACCAACGCTTACTAGTACCTAAATCATAGCTTACATAGAACATAGCTTAACTAGACCATAGCTATTTAGACAACCCCTTACCTAGACAatagcttaccaaaaccatagcTTACCTAGACAATTGCTTACTAAGACTATGGCTTATCTAGACCATAGCTCACTTATATCTTCGTTTACCTAGACCAAAGCTTCCCTAAACCATAGCTTACCTAGACCATAGCTTACTTAATAAAGACCATAGCTGGCCACATACGACAACGCGAAGtaacatagcgacattacgaagtgacacccgacaatcgcaaacgacggcgacaatcccaaacgacaatgtcgcgatatccactttgaaatgtcgcctttcaaaagcacgatatatcgcgatgtcacttcgcgttgtcgagcgtcatatcgcattgtcgctatgtaatgtcgcgatgtcacttcgcgttgtcgtgtgtcgaccctgcaaacgcgacggcgacattatcaaaacgacatgcgataatcacaaacgacgctcgacaacgcgaagcgacattttccaaatgtcgtatcgtatgtcgcgtgtcgcgggtttgggtgagggtcgacgcgcgacaattccaaacgatacacgacacgcgtagtgacactcgacaatacgaagcgacattttcataatgtcgtatcgcattgtcgtgcgtcgaccggtgttcacttgaataatTACCGgttaatcttggtcgcattttttcgaacaattcatcaatttcattttattattaaaagcgttaaaagtaaggtatcaaagtgaatttttttttaataagtagtattgcctaatcgaatattaaaaacaatgttcttccccgacgggcacgccgtccagaacatttgctgaactttgccatttttggcttaaaatattagcagtaaaataagaaaaaagtgcttataaaatatttattttgggtaaataactgcaaataaaaacttattttgaaagaaaatgacaaaatctgaatgtttgtgaccAAAAAGACaccatctgttcgtccgtctgtacgtaattaaagataaaagctgtatttccttGCCCCAACGCAACATATTTTCCGTCGAGTTTCCtttatttcaggaaataaattttgatataaatatttacGTCAAAacaacacgacagcacgacaaataagGAGCGCCAATACAACATATCCATAcgcgccaacacgaaaactccaTAAAGAATATGTTGCCAATATGATGTATAAGTCGTAATGAATATACTAAATATAGACAGATGCGAATCTTAAACCGCTGTTTCTGGATATTTTACCAGTGTTTAATCGATCTCGGCAAGTATATGGCAGTCAGAGGTACAGTCCTGGATGTTTGATCAGGATTTGAACTCATGACCCATGAAGTGGACGTATTGCTCCCTAATTGAGCTTAATGGCAGGTATCTAATTTGAAGTAACATTTGAGTAAGGTTGTTTTGACAGTGCTATTTTGTGTATTCTTTATGTTCTTATGTGGATGGACACTGTTCAATGTAGCGTAAAACTTAGTCTGAAATTGACTACTTTACGAACTTTGTTGGAAGAACAAAGAGTAACTGCAaggacatttaaatattttatgtattatttaaatcatctctatttgttatatttttatttctttattttttgcatGTGCATTCTACATACAAGGAGGAACACAAACGTACCAAtgtaaataagtaataaaaaaatccaGTAGTTAGATAATTCGGAAGGAAATACCGTGACTAACTTATCAGTTTTCAGCATTTTATTACTGATTGTGTAACATGCTTAGACTTGATTGTAAAGGTCTGTCTTTAATCTCTCGCATTATCAGTCTTCTTTTCATTTGCGTTATGATCAATTTTTATACCATCCCAGTGTATGCCGTCATCTCGTTGGCGGAAAATTAATGTCATCGGAAACAGAAAGTTCAAACCCCAGAAATCTCCGAAAACAGACTTCATGTTTCTGTTGAAACTGTTCGAGTTTTTGATTGGAACATTCTTAACCAATTCAAATAATGTCTTCCCTGCTAAGCTGATTGTCATTTGAGAATTGAAGTAAAGAAAGGCAAGAAATCCAAATACGGCATCTACATACAGCTGCAGTATCAAAATACACTGTATATCAGTAATGTTTCCAAACATAGTCCGCCATATAGTTAAAGGGAAAAGTATATCTGACCAAGAATTTAATTCTGGCCAAATAATGTTTCTGAcgtattttaaaacaaagaaaccGCAAAAAATACAGTTAAGTGACacgtaaaatgttaaaataatccAGTATCTTTGATTGTTGAAACCTATACAGTTTCCCATCATATAGCAGTGGTGATCTCTTTTAAGAATGCATGCTTTGCAAACGTCACAATGATGTGCACGAAATGGCACGTGCATCGAACATTTTTCACAGAAATTCCATGGAAGGGCCTCCTTCGCTGTCATATCGTATACACAATGCCCATTAATTCCGTTTTGACTGGACGCTTGTTGAATGCGTGCGGCAAATTGATCAGGCAGATTTCCGTCCTGTGGTTCAACCTGTAGAAAGGGGTTGTCTTTCGTCTTTGGATATGCTGCATTATACAGCATCACACAAAACCAGTTGGCCAACATATTGATCACTATGAACCATATTAGCACGTTCATATAGTACCTGGTCCATGGACTGTAGTCTTGGAACACGTAGGGGATTATGTAATGCATGAACGCGTAAAGTTCTGTTGTTGACTGGAACACCATGATAAACACTATCAGTTTCTGAAAAATAGTATACGAGCAACAGTTAGTACAATCCAAATACATAGAAAGTTGAATAGTGCACGATCGTCTTCAACTGTTCAGTCAATTATCCTTCAGAACGAAACTGTTTTATCCGATTGCCCAATATCGCCCGTCTGCCCCAAATGTGTATATTATTTCTTAGTAGAGGACCTCTACACAATGCTATAAGTCAAACATTTAAGCTCAAGGTCAAGAAATTTATTAAAGTCTTTCCTATGTTAGTATCTGTATAACAAATGACCACAACCCATGGCCGGGGCAAATTTGAACCTCATGGCAATGATTTTAAggaacttggtagaggaccactacaaatgctacaaaccaaacGTCTAAACTTGGATTTGCAGCCttagacaagaagaattttttaaaaaaagttttcctTATAGCAAGTGACCCCTAGGCGAGGACAAGAGACATGTTGGTAAACGACCATCACACAAAGCTAAAGGCCATTGAGTATCTAAGCTCAAGAACTTCAGTGTTTAAACAGGATTTGTAAAATCTTTGTtttcttatatacatgtaggcCTATATAAAAtagtatcaaatatattttcactagtaagaaactataaaatgggtaaatgtagtcaaaacatgaaataaaagaaaatttatttgttttacatagaatCTACATATAAgatcaacataatt carries:
- the LOC123530753 gene encoding palmitoyltransferase ZDHHC20-like isoform X1, whose protein sequence is MRLPGLRMVFRRPTTDDKVLPETVKDGDKSVSFFEQLKANARKNVKTGRKGFKLIVFIMVFQSTTELYAFMHYIIPYVFQDYSPWTRYYMNVLIWFIVINMLANWFCVMLYNAAYPKTKDNPFLQVEPQDGNLPDQFAARIQQASSQNGINGHCVYDMTAKEALPWNFCEKCSMHVPFRAHHCDVCKACILKRDHHCYMMGNCIGFNNQRYWIILTFYVSLNCIFCGFFVLKYVRNIIWPELNSWSDILFPLTIWRTMFGNITDIQCILILQLYVDAVFGFLAFLYFNSQMTISLAGKTLFELVKNVPIKNSNSFNRNMKSVFGDFWGLNFLFPMTLIFRQRDDGIHWDGIKIDHNANEKKTDNARD
- the LOC123530753 gene encoding palmitoyltransferase ZDHHC20-like isoform X2, with the translated sequence MVFRRPTTDDKVLPETVKDGDKSVSFFEQLKANARKNVKTGRKGFKLIVFIMVFQSTTELYAFMHYIIPYVFQDYSPWTRYYMNVLIWFIVINMLANWFCVMLYNAAYPKTKDNPFLQVEPQDGNLPDQFAARIQQASSQNGINGHCVYDMTAKEALPWNFCEKCSMHVPFRAHHCDVCKACILKRDHHCYMMGNCIGFNNQRYWIILTFYVSLNCIFCGFFVLKYVRNIIWPELNSWSDILFPLTIWRTMFGNITDIQCILILQLYVDAVFGFLAFLYFNSQMTISLAGKTLFELVKNVPIKNSNSFNRNMKSVFGDFWGLNFLFPMTLIFRQRDDGIHWDGIKIDHNANEKKTDNARD